In Fundidesulfovibrio terrae, a genomic segment contains:
- a CDS encoding dephospho-CoA kinase, protein MTGSTLHAEAAGPGRLDQFWADQLAEQSITRSKIQEWIKAGLATVDGQAVRKSSHKLRGGERLELTVPEARAVPEPETGGIAVLYRDKYLAVVDKQPGLTVHPAPSCPEGTLVNRLLHHFPELKNIEGERPGIVHRIDKDTSGLLVVALSEPVRLKLSAAFAGREVKKTYLALVHGRPAKDEGFIDAPIGRDPGHKTRMCVLKGGREARSAYRVSWTSPDAKVSLVEVDIATGRTHQIRVHLAHLGHPLVGDALYGSMLHAMLKRRDRLLATLASRQMLHAWKLSFTHPATGLDMAFTCPPPRDFWRIPLYLTRTVQRVGVVGLPGSGKSAVMQALAERGWPVWSADRCVAELYEPGADGWHILRSRFGDRFAPSPGSPVDKGALLEAMRGSEGFRRELMEILYPLVQNRLEGFWQISSRSRAAFAEVPMLLEAGWLGGGAVDLAVGVRCPAPVRHERLAGKRGWDQDMIALVDSWQWPEEKKLAACRYTVDNSGTLEDLEHGVDAMLAALLKDRTARTSSLLAWMRANEYA, encoded by the coding sequence ATGACCGGCTCCACCCTGCATGCAGAGGCGGCCGGGCCGGGCCGCCTGGACCAATTCTGGGCCGACCAGCTGGCGGAGCAGTCCATCACGCGCTCGAAGATCCAGGAGTGGATCAAGGCCGGGCTGGCCACGGTTGACGGGCAGGCCGTACGCAAGTCCTCCCATAAGCTGCGCGGCGGCGAGCGCCTGGAGCTGACAGTGCCCGAGGCCCGCGCCGTGCCCGAGCCCGAAACGGGCGGCATCGCCGTTCTCTACCGCGACAAATACCTTGCCGTGGTGGACAAGCAGCCCGGGCTCACGGTCCATCCGGCCCCGAGTTGTCCCGAGGGCACCCTGGTCAACCGCCTGCTGCACCATTTCCCGGAACTCAAGAACATCGAGGGCGAGCGCCCCGGCATCGTCCATCGCATCGACAAGGACACCTCGGGCCTGTTGGTGGTGGCACTGAGCGAGCCGGTCCGCCTGAAGCTTTCCGCCGCGTTCGCCGGGCGTGAGGTGAAAAAGACCTACCTGGCCCTGGTGCACGGCCGCCCCGCCAAGGACGAAGGCTTCATCGACGCCCCCATCGGGCGCGATCCCGGCCACAAGACGCGAATGTGCGTCCTGAAGGGAGGGCGCGAGGCCAGGAGCGCCTACCGGGTGTCGTGGACATCCCCCGACGCCAAGGTCAGCCTTGTGGAGGTGGACATCGCCACCGGGCGCACCCACCAGATCAGGGTGCACCTGGCCCACCTCGGCCATCCCCTGGTCGGCGACGCTCTCTACGGTTCCATGCTCCATGCCATGCTCAAACGCCGCGACAGGCTGCTCGCGACACTGGCCTCGCGCCAGATGCTCCATGCCTGGAAGTTGTCGTTCACGCATCCCGCCACCGGCCTGGACATGGCCTTCACCTGCCCGCCGCCCCGCGATTTTTGGCGCATCCCCCTCTATCTGACCCGCACCGTCCAGAGGGTCGGAGTGGTAGGCCTGCCGGGCAGCGGCAAGAGCGCGGTGATGCAGGCCCTTGCCGAGCGCGGCTGGCCGGTGTGGAGCGCCGACCGTTGCGTGGCCGAGCTCTACGAGCCCGGCGCGGACGGCTGGCACATACTGCGCTCCCGTTTCGGCGATCGCTTCGCTCCCTCACCCGGCTCCCCGGTGGACAAGGGGGCCTTGCTTGAGGCCATGCGCGGCTCGGAGGGGTTTCGGCGCGAACTCATGGAGATTCTCTATCCCCTGGTGCAGAACCGCCTGGAGGGCTTCTGGCAGATCAGCTCCCGCTCCCGGGCGGCCTTCGCCGAGGTGCCCATGCTGCTGGAAGCCGGATGGCTGGGAGGGGGGGCGGTGGATCTGGCCGTGGGGGTGCGCTGCCCTGCGCCCGTGCGCCACGAACGGCTGGCGGGCAAACGCGGCTGGGACCAGGACATGATCGCCCTGGTGGATTCCTGGCAGTGGCCCGAGGAGAAGAAGCTCGCGGCCTGCCGGTACACCGTGGACAACTCGGGCACACTCGAAGACCTGGAACACGGAGTGGATGCGATGTTGGCGGCGCTGCTCAAGGACCGCACCGCCCGGACCTCGTCGCTTTTGGCCTGGATGCGGGCAAACGAGTATGCTTGA
- a CDS encoding response regulator gives MKHSVFIVEDNPVWCDGLRSFFESTGDFLPTAFTDPNEAWNAMLLSPPDLALIDIIMPGLSGHELAELMHDNAIPTKVIFLTAILTQEESKARGYRVGNQTVIGKPFKLDDLLSLARNALTV, from the coding sequence ATGAAACATTCGGTATTCATAGTCGAGGACAATCCCGTCTGGTGCGACGGGCTGCGGTCCTTCTTCGAAAGCACCGGGGATTTCCTCCCCACCGCCTTCACCGACCCCAACGAAGCATGGAACGCCATGCTCCTGAGCCCGCCCGACCTGGCGCTTATCGATATCATCATGCCCGGGCTGAGCGGTCACGAACTGGCGGAACTCATGCATGACAACGCCATCCCCACCAAAGTCATCTTCCTCACCGCCATTCTCACCCAGGAGGAATCCAAGGCCCGGGGCTACCGCGTTGGAAACCAGACCGTCATAGGCAAGCCCTTCAAGCTGGACGACCTTCTGTCACTCGCCCGCAACGCGCTTACCGTCTGA
- a CDS encoding YkgJ family cysteine cluster protein has protein sequence MKTTDMDTGKSAFECRRCGHCCQGEGGIVLAPKDQERLALHLGLSLAEFLGAHTTCKGPKVHLGVREDGFCIFFQDGCSIHPARPDICRAWPFFRGNLLDASSWELSLEYCAGINPKLTHEEFVRQGLESLKGQGVGVRNDQNAPNALRLDGIGKP, from the coding sequence ATGAAGACTACTGACATGGACACCGGGAAATCAGCCTTTGAATGCCGCCGCTGCGGCCACTGCTGCCAGGGCGAGGGCGGCATCGTGCTCGCCCCCAAGGACCAGGAGCGCCTGGCGCTCCATCTGGGCTTGTCCCTGGCCGAGTTCCTGGGCGCGCACACCACCTGCAAGGGCCCCAAGGTGCACCTGGGCGTGCGCGAGGACGGGTTCTGCATCTTCTTCCAGGACGGTTGCTCCATCCATCCGGCCCGCCCGGACATCTGCCGGGCCTGGCCCTTCTTCAGGGGCAACCTGCTCGACGCCTCCAGCTGGGAGCTTTCCCTGGAGTATTGCGCGGGCATCAACCCCAAGCTCACCCACGAGGAATTCGTGCGCCAGGGCCTGGAATCGCTCAAGGGGCAGGGCGTGGGAGTCAGAAACGACCAGAACGCGCCCAACGCCCTGCGCCTGGACGGGATCGGCAAGCCGTGA
- a CDS encoding ABC transporter ATP-binding protein, which translates to MLSIENLHVKIGEREVLKGINLEIKDNETFILFGPNGSGKTTLLMALMGFGNYTITEGRIMFRGHDITHAPIHERAKLGIGMSFQRPPTIHGLKLRHLVSMASQGRPVDVDAMAKRVNMTDFLERDVNAGFSGGEIKRSEILQLMSQQPHLVLFDEPESGVDLENMKLIGNTVRDLLAGERPPCLDRSLRELKTHRTVAGLIITHTGYILEYVNADRGQVMYEGKLCCESNPRDILDHITRFGYQECLRCLA; encoded by the coding sequence ATGCTCAGCATAGAAAACCTGCACGTGAAGATCGGCGAGAGGGAGGTGCTCAAGGGCATCAACCTGGAGATCAAGGATAACGAGACGTTCATCCTGTTTGGCCCCAACGGTTCGGGAAAGACCACGCTGCTCATGGCCCTCATGGGCTTCGGCAACTACACCATCACCGAAGGCCGCATCATGTTCCGCGGCCACGACATCACCCACGCGCCCATTCACGAGCGCGCCAAGCTGGGCATCGGCATGTCCTTCCAGCGTCCGCCCACCATCCATGGCCTCAAGCTCAGGCATCTGGTCTCCATGGCCTCCCAGGGCAGGCCCGTGGACGTGGACGCCATGGCCAAGCGGGTGAACATGACCGATTTCCTGGAGCGCGACGTCAACGCGGGATTCTCGGGCGGCGAGATCAAACGCAGCGAAATTCTGCAGCTCATGAGCCAGCAGCCGCATCTGGTGCTTTTCGACGAGCCCGAGTCGGGCGTCGATTTGGAGAACATGAAGCTCATCGGCAACACCGTGCGCGACCTGCTGGCGGGCGAGCGTCCCCCCTGCCTGGACCGCAGCCTGCGCGAGCTCAAGACCCACCGCACAGTGGCCGGGCTCATCATCACCCACACCGGCTACATCCTCGAATACGTCAATGCCGACCGCGGCCAGGTGATGTACGAGGGCAAGCTGTGCTGCGAGTCCAACCCCCGGGACATCCTCGACCACATCACCCGTTTCGGCTACCAGGAATGCCTGCGCTGCCTGGCTTAA
- a CDS encoding cupin domain-containing protein, which produces MNDAGKLFEAATVILGDRTLSAGNQEWNPHPVFEGVWMKNLMLGKDTGGRLSCHLVRIGARRAIGDHTHDGSLELHEVLSGRGVCRMPGREADYGPGVCMAIEAGVRHAVEARDEDLYLLAKFTPALA; this is translated from the coding sequence ATGAACGATGCAGGAAAGCTGTTCGAGGCCGCCACCGTCATCCTGGGCGACCGGACGCTGAGCGCCGGCAACCAGGAATGGAATCCCCATCCGGTTTTCGAGGGCGTCTGGATGAAGAACCTGATGCTCGGCAAGGATACCGGAGGGCGTCTCAGTTGTCATCTCGTGCGTATCGGGGCGCGGCGCGCCATAGGCGACCACACGCACGACGGCTCGCTCGAACTGCATGAGGTGCTCTCGGGCCGGGGCGTCTGCCGCATGCCCGGCAGGGAGGCGGACTACGGCCCGGGCGTGTGCATGGCCATTGAGGCGGGCGTCCGCCATGCGGTGGAGGCCCGGGACGAGGACCTGTACCTCCTGGCCAAATTCACGCCGGCCCTGGCGTGA
- a CDS encoding class I SAM-dependent methyltransferase, with protein MSIPVPMDWHTTPKVPSSLSLPDLFRERVRAGSRVLDVGCGEAGIAPEIEAAGGLYFGVDVNGPSLERVSGMRRVAQGEGGRLPFKDACFELVLLRAVLTVLTDPACRLAVLREAFRVSRGVVGVQDFLQSWDAPLYAARYLEGQSLSAERGTFPVRQEGRLLYWARHYTPEELSRLVIAAGGRVDVLHEAPAPTRSGNVIRGVTLLASSA; from the coding sequence ATGTCCATCCCCGTCCCCATGGATTGGCACACCACCCCGAAAGTACCCTCCAGCCTGAGCCTGCCGGACCTGTTTCGTGAACGCGTCCGGGCCGGGTCGCGCGTTCTGGACGTGGGGTGCGGCGAGGCCGGGATCGCTCCGGAAATCGAGGCTGCGGGCGGGCTCTATTTCGGTGTGGACGTGAACGGGCCCAGCCTGGAGCGCGTTTCCGGCATGCGCCGGGTAGCCCAAGGGGAGGGCGGGCGTTTGCCCTTCAAGGACGCGTGTTTCGAACTTGTCCTGCTCCGGGCGGTTCTGACGGTGCTGACGGACCCGGCGTGCCGTCTGGCCGTGCTCCGCGAAGCCTTCCGGGTGAGCCGTGGTGTGGTCGGCGTCCAGGACTTCCTCCAGAGCTGGGATGCGCCGTTGTACGCGGCGCGCTACCTGGAGGGCCAGTCCCTGTCCGCCGAGCGCGGCACGTTCCCGGTGCGCCAGGAGGGGCGGCTGCTCTACTGGGCCAGACACTATACCCCCGAAGAGCTATCCCGTCTCGTCATCGCCGCCGGAGGCCGCGTGGACGTCCTCCACGAAGCGCCCGCGCCCACCCGAAGCGGCAATGTCATCCGGGGGGTGACGCTTCTGGCGTCCTCCGCGTAA
- a CDS encoding helix-turn-helix transcriptional regulator — protein MARLLLAVERGDDRLALPALQGVLDRAAACSSPRQDGFPARGTGRSAVAMVRELLESPGEPDASLDHLARHAGVGRALLCRLFRRETGITINEYRTLARLRRVRGLLLRGSSLAGAAADAGFHDQSHMTIRFKKYMGMTPGLYARAAR, from the coding sequence ATGGCCCGGCTTCTCCTCGCGGTGGAGCGGGGGGATGACAGGCTGGCATTGCCCGCCCTCCAAGGTGTTCTGGACCGGGCCGCGGCTTGCTCCTCGCCACGCCAGGACGGGTTCCCGGCGCGGGGAACAGGACGCTCCGCCGTCGCCATGGTGCGGGAGCTGCTTGAATCTCCGGGCGAGCCCGACGCCTCGCTCGATCATCTGGCCCGGCACGCCGGGGTAGGCCGGGCACTCCTGTGCAGGCTCTTCAGGCGAGAAACAGGGATCACCATCAATGAATACAGGACGCTGGCGCGCTTGCGCCGGGTGCGCGGGCTTCTCTTGCGTGGTTCGTCCCTGGCCGGGGCTGCCGCCGACGCCGGTTTCCACGACCAGAGCCACATGACGATTCGATTCAAGAAATACATGGGCATGACCCCGGGGCTGTACGCCAGGGCGGCAAGATGA
- a CDS encoding rhomboid family intramembrane serine protease: MIPIKDNIPRIRKPIVVWVLFAINLTVFLGEMLMPERSLSVLLHLYGAVPLRFTDPQWALMAGFPPGGWTSGLTYMFLHGGWLHFLLNMWVFWIFADNVEDAMGHWRFLLFYLLSGLAALTLHVAFNPASDMPVVGASGAIAGVMGAYFRLFPQARVVVLIPIVFIPWIVELPAVVFLGIWFLLQVSSGLFSGASLNDGQSVAWWAHAGGFVFGMLLVKVFGKLDCRYCYLPDSRSYERR, translated from the coding sequence ATGATTCCCATCAAGGACAACATTCCGCGCATACGCAAGCCCATCGTGGTATGGGTGCTGTTCGCGATCAACCTGACGGTGTTCCTGGGCGAAATGCTCATGCCTGAGCGCTCCCTGAGCGTTCTTCTGCATCTCTACGGGGCCGTGCCCCTGCGCTTCACCGACCCTCAATGGGCGCTCATGGCCGGTTTCCCCCCTGGGGGCTGGACCTCGGGCCTGACGTACATGTTCCTGCATGGCGGCTGGCTGCACTTTTTGCTCAACATGTGGGTGTTCTGGATCTTCGCGGACAACGTGGAAGACGCCATGGGGCATTGGCGCTTCCTGTTGTTCTACCTGCTCTCGGGGCTGGCGGCCCTGACGCTGCACGTGGCCTTCAACCCGGCCTCGGACATGCCCGTGGTGGGGGCCTCCGGGGCCATCGCGGGCGTCATGGGGGCCTATTTCCGGCTGTTTCCCCAGGCGCGGGTTGTGGTGCTCATCCCCATTGTATTCATCCCCTGGATCGTGGAGCTTCCGGCCGTGGTCTTTCTGGGGATATGGTTCCTCCTCCAGGTGAGTTCGGGGCTTTTTTCCGGCGCATCCTTGAACGATGGGCAATCGGTGGCCTGGTGGGCCCACGCGGGCGGTTTCGTCTTCGGAATGCTCCTGGTGAAGGTCTTCGGAAAGCTCGACTGCCGCTACTGCTACCTGCCGGACTCCAGAAGCTACGAAAGGCGCTGA
- a CDS encoding heavy-metal-associated domain-containing protein, whose amino-acid sequence MRTRTIEVKGMSCNHCVQSVTRALSGIEGLTNVKVDLTFGTATYDETKPVADDVVKAAIERIGFTAGNYR is encoded by the coding sequence ATGAGAACACGCACCATCGAAGTCAAAGGCATGAGCTGCAACCACTGCGTGCAGTCCGTCACCCGGGCCCTGTCGGGCATCGAGGGGCTTACCAACGTGAAGGTCGATCTGACCTTCGGCACCGCCACCTACGACGAAACCAAGCCCGTGGCCGACGATGTGGTCAAGGCCGCCATCGAGCGCATCGGCTTCACCGCGGGCAACTACAGGTAA
- a CDS encoding MDR/zinc-dependent alcohol dehydrogenase-like family protein, with protein MLRVLFHHGSMTTGQTARPEPSGDEVLVRVLLAGICNTDIELLKGYMNFSGTPGHEFVGVVEAAPSSPELVGRRVVADINIAPGPGDHRHAPDRTVLGILGKDGAFAEYLTVPAANCHVVPDTLSDEAAVFAEPLAAALEVGQQVHVRATDRVAVLGDGKLGLLAALGLRHLCPGLVLAGKHPEKLALAAAHGVETAMSGEISGPFDLVVEATGSPRGLSQALDLVRPEGVIVLKSTTEADTRLNLSRVVVREITLLGSRCGDTALALDWLARGLVDPYGLIEATYPLERFEEAFAAASRPGAMKVLVRVSK; from the coding sequence ATGCTGCGCGTCCTGTTCCACCACGGCTCCATGACCACCGGACAGACCGCCCGGCCGGAACCTTCCGGTGACGAGGTCCTGGTCCGCGTGCTGCTGGCCGGCATCTGCAATACAGACATCGAGCTCCTCAAAGGCTACATGAACTTCTCCGGCACCCCCGGACACGAGTTCGTGGGCGTGGTGGAAGCGGCCCCCTCATCTCCCGAACTCGTGGGCAGGCGCGTCGTCGCCGACATCAACATCGCCCCGGGCCCCGGGGACCACCGGCACGCCCCGGACCGCACGGTGCTCGGCATCCTCGGCAAGGACGGGGCATTCGCCGAGTATCTGACCGTGCCCGCCGCCAACTGCCACGTGGTGCCGGACACGCTCTCCGACGAGGCGGCCGTGTTCGCCGAGCCCCTGGCCGCAGCCCTGGAGGTGGGCCAGCAGGTGCACGTCCGGGCCACGGACCGTGTGGCCGTGCTTGGCGACGGCAAGCTGGGCCTCTTGGCTGCGCTTGGCCTCAGGCACCTGTGCCCGGGGCTCGTCCTGGCGGGGAAGCATCCGGAGAAACTGGCTCTGGCGGCGGCCCACGGCGTCGAGACAGCCATGTCCGGAGAGATTTCAGGACCGTTCGACCTGGTGGTGGAGGCCACGGGCAGCCCAAGGGGGCTCTCCCAGGCCCTGGACCTGGTGCGCCCCGAGGGTGTCATCGTGCTCAAGTCCACCACCGAGGCCGACACCCGCCTGAACCTTTCGCGCGTGGTGGTGCGGGAGATCACCCTGTTGGGCTCGCGCTGCGGCGACACCGCCCTGGCCCTGGACTGGCTGGCGCGCGGACTGGTGGACCCGTACGGGCTGATCGAAGCGACATACCCGCTGGAGCGCTTCGAAGAGGCTTTCGCGGCAGCCTCACGCCCGGGAGCCATGAAGGTGCTGGTGCGGGTGTCGAAGTGA
- a CDS encoding acyltransferase family protein has product MDGLRGVAAFIVIISHLVVGFFPALYFGSEGHACKAVQDAIAKSPLFVLYSGTFAVYVFFVLSGLVISASAARTRCPLPLLIAIRYARLTIPILVSVCFAFAMVHLLPGAAQRAAHLVGHWWLDFMYQPMNLPFSFAVKEAAYTVYLTGLSYYNNVLWTMRIEFAGSVAIYVLYAVCGRSVRVPALCLLSLVTCFAIRDWPTNLMGFFLGALMFEAWDRGLIARNSLCGALLVLAGLFLGGLPFAPVSGSVYEGVSSFVEAFSPAFSTVRAAGATALILGLFMWKRAGSLFESRMPQFFGRISFALYLIHFPLLCIGMSELYWRYGQSGAASVAAIALCYIAVTIATAYAMTVLVDEPTVRFLARVRKAWPFRSAALETAPAEVLETRGTSRDF; this is encoded by the coding sequence TTGGATGGCCTCAGGGGTGTGGCCGCGTTCATCGTCATCATATCCCATCTTGTGGTCGGTTTTTTCCCCGCCTTGTACTTCGGCTCGGAAGGACACGCCTGCAAGGCCGTGCAGGACGCCATCGCCAAGTCCCCCCTGTTCGTTCTCTACAGCGGAACGTTCGCCGTGTATGTGTTCTTCGTCCTGAGCGGCTTGGTCATCTCCGCGTCCGCCGCCAGGACCCGCTGCCCGCTGCCGCTTCTGATCGCCATCCGCTATGCCCGGCTCACGATTCCCATCCTGGTGAGCGTCTGCTTCGCCTTCGCCATGGTCCACCTGCTGCCGGGCGCGGCGCAGCGCGCGGCCCATCTGGTCGGTCACTGGTGGCTCGATTTCATGTACCAGCCCATGAACCTTCCCTTCAGCTTTGCGGTGAAGGAAGCCGCCTACACGGTCTATCTGACGGGATTATCCTACTACAACAACGTGTTGTGGACCATGCGCATCGAATTCGCGGGTTCGGTGGCCATCTATGTGCTCTATGCGGTCTGCGGCAGGTCCGTGCGCGTGCCGGCGTTGTGCCTTCTGTCCCTCGTGACCTGCTTCGCCATCCGGGACTGGCCCACCAACCTGATGGGCTTTTTTCTCGGCGCCTTGATGTTCGAGGCGTGGGACAGGGGACTTATAGCCCGGAACTCCCTTTGCGGGGCGCTACTCGTCCTGGCCGGTCTCTTTCTGGGAGGACTTCCCTTCGCCCCGGTTTCAGGCTCGGTGTACGAAGGGGTCTCGTCCTTCGTGGAGGCGTTCAGCCCCGCGTTCAGCACGGTTCGCGCCGCCGGAGCCACGGCCCTGATTCTGGGACTCTTCATGTGGAAGAGGGCGGGATCGCTGTTCGAATCCCGGATGCCCCAGTTTTTCGGAAGAATCTCCTTCGCGCTCTACCTCATCCATTTTCCGCTCCTGTGCATCGGGATGTCCGAGCTTTACTGGCGGTACGGGCAATCCGGTGCGGCCAGCGTGGCCGCCATCGCGCTCTGCTACATCGCCGTCACCATCGCGACGGCGTACGCCATGACCGTGCTGGTGGACGAACCCACGGTCAGGTTCCTAGCCCGGGTCCGCAAGGCGTGGCCCTTCCGGTCCGCAGCCCTGGAGACCGCTCCGGCTGAAGTCCTCGAGACGCGCGGGACAAGCCGGGACTTTTGA
- a CDS encoding J domain-containing protein: MNVTEAHRILGLAPDAGPEELKKSYRLLAFRYHPDLHPGDTLAKRKFQHLNEAYLLLKQVMAEGPPKATQRPEREQAREAPKADPNARRKAKNAYTKASQQDPEKTNYYFRREDVLQDLLKDAFARQVFEDIYNELRKSKATGPVDPGRASAQRTLDVHMGKSKWSMDLSDGVWGAIKGLLLKQLDDEQTVEVPPASLLPGAKLRVGVSQGLSGETKTVEFTLPKDYALGQSVRLKGLGRRIGPWRGDLYLRLTLG, from the coding sequence GTGAACGTGACCGAGGCCCATCGCATATTGGGCCTGGCTCCCGACGCCGGGCCGGAGGAGCTCAAGAAGAGCTACCGCCTCCTGGCCTTCCGCTACCATCCCGACCTGCATCCCGGCGACACCCTGGCCAAGCGCAAGTTCCAGCACCTGAACGAGGCCTACCTGCTGCTCAAGCAGGTGATGGCCGAAGGTCCGCCCAAGGCAACGCAGCGCCCCGAACGGGAACAGGCGCGCGAGGCGCCCAAGGCCGATCCCAATGCCCGGCGCAAGGCCAAGAACGCCTACACCAAGGCATCCCAGCAGGACCCCGAAAAGACCAACTACTATTTCCGGCGCGAGGACGTCCTGCAGGATTTGCTCAAGGATGCCTTCGCCCGCCAGGTATTCGAGGACATCTACAACGAGCTGCGCAAGTCCAAGGCGACCGGCCCGGTCGATCCGGGACGCGCCTCCGCCCAGCGCACCCTGGACGTGCACATGGGCAAGTCCAAGTGGTCCATGGACTTGAGCGACGGCGTGTGGGGCGCCATCAAGGGGTTGCTGCTCAAGCAGCTCGACGACGAACAGACCGTGGAGGTGCCCCCGGCCAGCCTGCTGCCGGGGGCGAAGCTGCGGGTGGGGGTGTCCCAGGGGCTTTCCGGAGAAACCAAGACCGTGGAGTTCACCCTGCCCAAGGACTACGCGCTGGGCCAGTCCGTCCGGCTCAAGGGCCTCGGGCGAAGGATCGGCCCCTGGAGGGGCGATTTGTATCTGCGGCTCACCCTCGGTTGA
- a CDS encoding SufB/SufD family protein, with protein MKPIDLKDFDFKAPAPGEIPDLTKLDEADKHQLLMAGVDVSANAVSGTYMHMDHGAVHCKSKQKGVEILDIKTALKKYDGLKEYMWTQVDKDKDEFTRAAQDSLHGGYFIRTEKGAKIAEPVQSCLFIKGDMTGQAVHNIVIVEEDSELHIITGCSVAHGSKGAAHMGISEFFVKKNAKLTFTMIHNWAENTVVRPRSGGIVEEGGVYLNNYVLLKPVRDLQMYPTITLAGKGAVARFNSVMVAPEGSYVDTGSRIILAAPDTRGETIARTITTGGTIIARGHIAGNAVPARGHLECKGLILGGGVIHAIPELEATVDGVELSHEAAVGKIAQEEIEYLMARGLDEEEATSTIVRGFLNVDIMGLPEKLQQVINDTISECEKDMF; from the coding sequence ATGAAGCCCATCGATCTCAAAGACTTCGATTTCAAGGCCCCGGCCCCCGGCGAAATCCCCGACCTCACCAAGCTGGACGAGGCCGACAAGCACCAGCTCCTCATGGCCGGGGTGGACGTCTCCGCCAACGCCGTGAGCGGCACCTACATGCACATGGACCACGGGGCCGTACACTGCAAATCCAAGCAGAAGGGCGTGGAGATCCTCGACATCAAGACCGCCCTCAAGAAGTATGACGGCCTCAAAGAGTACATGTGGACCCAGGTGGACAAGGACAAGGACGAGTTCACCCGGGCCGCCCAGGACAGCCTCCACGGCGGCTACTTCATCCGCACCGAGAAGGGCGCCAAGATCGCCGAGCCCGTGCAGTCCTGCCTGTTCATCAAGGGCGACATGACCGGCCAGGCGGTGCACAACATCGTCATCGTCGAGGAAGATTCGGAACTGCACATCATCACCGGCTGCTCCGTGGCTCACGGTTCCAAGGGCGCAGCCCACATGGGCATCTCGGAGTTCTTCGTGAAGAAGAACGCCAAGCTCACCTTCACCATGATCCACAACTGGGCCGAGAACACCGTTGTGCGGCCCCGCTCCGGTGGCATCGTGGAGGAGGGCGGCGTCTACCTGAACAACTACGTGCTTTTGAAGCCCGTGCGCGACCTGCAGATGTACCCCACCATCACCCTGGCGGGCAAAGGCGCCGTGGCCCGGTTCAACTCGGTCATGGTGGCTCCCGAGGGCTCTTACGTTGACACCGGCAGCCGCATCATCTTGGCTGCTCCCGACACACGGGGCGAGACCATCGCCCGCACCATCACCACCGGCGGCACCATCATCGCCCGGGGCCACATCGCGGGCAACGCCGTGCCCGCCCGGGGCCATCTTGAGTGCAAGGGCCTGATCCTGGGCGGGGGCGTCATCCACGCCATCCCGGAGCTGGAAGCCACCGTGGACGGCGTGGAGCTGTCCCACGAGGCCGCCGTGGGCAAGATTGCCCAAGAGGAGATCGAATACCTCATGGCCAGGGGCCTGGACGAGGAGGAGGCCACCTCCACCATCGTGCGCGGCTTCTTGAATGTGGACATCATGGGCCTGCCCGAGAAGCTGCAGCAGGTGATCAACGACACCATCTCCGAGTGTGAGAAGGACATGTTCTAG
- a CDS encoding metal-dependent hydrolase, whose protein sequence is MPGFKGHIAGSLAATGAVLGGAWWLGLYRPEPKVMAILAALAVLGSLFPDVDTNSKGRHLYYGAAVIADAALILKGLYRYAALLGFCALLPAVGSHRGWTHTWWAGLVIPSPIVIGPMMLMGLAWQILLPFYLAAVLGYYSHLLLDGTF, encoded by the coding sequence ATGCCCGGATTCAAAGGACATATCGCAGGTTCGCTGGCCGCCACCGGCGCGGTGCTCGGCGGCGCGTGGTGGCTTGGGCTCTACCGGCCCGAGCCCAAGGTCATGGCCATCCTGGCCGCACTGGCCGTGCTCGGTTCGCTCTTTCCCGACGTGGACACCAATTCCAAAGGACGCCACCTCTACTACGGCGCGGCGGTCATCGCCGATGCGGCGCTCATCCTCAAGGGGCTGTACCGCTACGCGGCGCTGCTGGGCTTCTGCGCCTTGCTGCCGGCCGTGGGTTCGCACCGGGGTTGGACCCATACCTGGTGGGCCGGGCTGGTCATACCGAGCCCAATCGTCATCGGACCCATGATGCTCATGGGCCTGGCCTGGCAGATACTGTTGCCGTTCTACCTGGCCGCAGTGCTGGGGTATTACTCGCACCTGCTGCTGGACGGGACGTTCTGA